A single genomic interval of Falsibacillus albus harbors:
- a CDS encoding peptide MFS transporter produces MRSGFVEETLQKDTKKHPKGLYLLFFTELWERYSYYGMRSLLVLYLTVAYVSGGLGIDDATALRIYGLYTGLVYFTPLIGGYLTDRFIGLQRAITIGGITMACGDFTVFATHSTTGLYAGLLLLIIGNGFFKPNISTLVGELYPKNDKRKDAAFTIFYMGINLGALFAPLVAGYLAETLFFGKDASGVEHWGFKWAFLASSMGMVIGQIIYSTLGSKYLGDIGKKPLRQGQSIDSKAPSQPLTPGEKKRTWAIIIITCFVVFFWAGFEQAGSSFTLYTEKFVDRTVFGFKVPVAWFQSINPIFIIILAPILSALWTKLANSKSGDLKMTTKMGIGMILLGVGFLALIPAVLQTGSDESNIPMKANMLFIIFTYFLHTLGELFLSPVGLSLVSKVSPVKLASLLMGVWLFSSSVANFVAGELAALTESLGYMEIFLVIGAAAIILGLVLLSISRKLVDMMSST; encoded by the coding sequence ATCAGGAGTGGTTTTGTGGAAGAAACATTGCAAAAAGACACGAAAAAACACCCCAAAGGGCTTTATCTTCTCTTCTTCACAGAATTATGGGAACGATACAGCTACTACGGAATGAGATCATTATTGGTTCTGTATCTAACGGTAGCCTATGTGAGCGGCGGCTTGGGGATCGATGATGCCACTGCCTTAAGAATCTATGGACTATACACAGGATTAGTGTATTTCACTCCACTGATCGGAGGCTATCTCACTGACAGATTCATCGGACTCCAAAGAGCGATTACAATTGGTGGAATCACGATGGCATGCGGGGACTTTACCGTATTCGCCACACATTCGACTACAGGATTGTATGCCGGATTGCTTCTCTTAATTATTGGAAACGGTTTCTTTAAACCGAATATCTCTACATTGGTAGGGGAGCTATATCCGAAGAACGATAAACGAAAAGATGCAGCCTTTACGATTTTCTACATGGGAATCAACTTAGGTGCACTATTTGCTCCATTAGTAGCCGGATACCTTGCTGAAACACTTTTCTTTGGAAAAGATGCAAGCGGTGTTGAGCATTGGGGATTCAAATGGGCATTCCTTGCTTCATCGATGGGGATGGTCATCGGTCAAATCATCTATAGTACTCTAGGAAGTAAATACCTCGGTGATATCGGAAAGAAACCATTGCGTCAAGGTCAATCCATCGACAGTAAAGCTCCAAGTCAACCTCTTACTCCAGGCGAAAAGAAAAGAACATGGGCAATCATCATCATTACATGTTTTGTGGTATTTTTCTGGGCAGGATTTGAACAAGCCGGAAGCTCATTCACACTTTATACTGAAAAATTCGTTGATAGAACGGTATTTGGATTTAAAGTTCCAGTAGCATGGTTCCAATCCATCAACCCTATATTCATCATCATTTTAGCTCCAATCCTATCCGCTCTTTGGACAAAACTTGCCAACTCCAAAAGCGGCGACCTTAAAATGACGACAAAAATGGGTATTGGAATGATCTTATTGGGAGTCGGATTCCTGGCGTTGATCCCAGCGGTCCTTCAAACAGGAAGCGATGAATCAAACATCCCGATGAAAGCAAACATGCTTTTCATTATCTTTACTTACTTCCTTCATACATTGGGTGAATTATTCCTATCCCCTGTCGGATTGTCCCTTGTAAGTAAAGTGTCCCCTGTAAAGCTTGCTTCACTCTTAATGGGAGTTTGGCTATTCTCCAGCTCCGTCGCGAACTTTGTTGCGGGTGAATTAGCTGCTTTGACAGAATCATTAGGTTATATGGAAATATTCTTGGTAATCGGTGCTGCAGCCATCATACTTGGATTGGTCTTGTTGAGCATCTCAAGAAAGCTTGTAGACATGATGAGCAGTACTTGA
- a CDS encoding FeoA family protein, whose product MNLTTLKKGQIGVIKDISNTTKILQDRLLHIGVCEGCPIKLERTLPFGGPCMIECGGQLIGIRRKDAEFIKVESDSCKQL is encoded by the coding sequence ATGAACCTTACAACGTTAAAAAAAGGACAAATCGGTGTCATAAAAGATATTTCAAATACAACTAAAATACTCCAGGATCGCTTATTACATATCGGTGTCTGTGAAGGCTGCCCGATAAAATTGGAACGAACCCTGCCATTTGGAGGCCCTTGCATGATTGAGTGCGGAGGTCAGCTGATTGGCATTCGCCGGAAGGATGCCGAATTTATCAAGGTGGAATCAGATTCATGCAAACAGCTCTGA
- the feoB gene encoding ferrous iron transport protein B, translating into MQTALIGNPNTGKTSLFNTLTNSYEYVGNWSGVTVEKKIGILSKTNGELIDLPGVYSLQPLSKDESVVINFLLNEPFTNILNIVDASQLERNLQLTLTLLEFGKPVHIGLNMMDVAKKRGIHINVNKLSSLLGATVTPIIARTGKGCLEMQKVLLDSTEKQPPLHIDYGPEIEGLIAELQSTFPMDISFPSRWLSLQLLEGNEQAFHFCRDWISDEQLRRQIESVEANLSFGSVKRNIFHTRKQWIDSVLDEVMEQDKIVQETGTAKIDRILTNRWLGIPIFLLFMYIMFMVTFDWLGTRLSDALDAFFSGPLTSVIMYMLDAIHANGFIKDLITQGIIAGVGGVLVFVPQIFILFFFISFLEDSGYMARAALVMDRLMERVGLNGKAFIPMIIGFGCNVPGVMAARTIEQPKERLLTVLLTPLMSCSARLPVYALFAGAFFTSHQSLVVFSLYVLGIAVALLLASIFSKTILKNEASLFVVELPPYRIPHGRTLWRSTWEKGKGFVRKAGTFIFGGSVFIWLLSYMGPDGINVPMDDSFLAMIGGVLAPLLAPLGFASWQAGASLLTGFLAKEVVVSTMNIIYHTPDTGSLQGILADHYTALSSYSFMVFILLYVPCVATVAAIKNEAGSRKWTLFSIGYALLIAYLLSFAIYQIGKLVI; encoded by the coding sequence ATGCAAACAGCTCTGATCGGAAACCCGAACACGGGAAAGACTTCTCTATTTAATACACTGACGAATTCCTATGAATATGTAGGGAACTGGAGCGGAGTGACTGTCGAGAAGAAAATCGGCATCCTTTCAAAAACCAACGGCGAATTGATTGATTTACCTGGAGTTTATTCATTGCAGCCTTTATCGAAGGATGAATCTGTCGTCATCAATTTTTTATTGAATGAGCCATTTACCAATATCCTAAACATTGTAGATGCCTCCCAATTGGAACGTAATTTGCAGCTGACACTTACTTTGCTGGAGTTCGGAAAACCTGTCCATATTGGACTCAATATGATGGATGTTGCAAAAAAACGGGGAATTCACATCAATGTAAATAAACTAAGTTCTCTTTTAGGTGCTACCGTTACACCGATCATTGCCAGGACTGGCAAAGGATGTTTAGAGATGCAGAAAGTTCTATTGGATTCGACTGAAAAACAGCCGCCGCTGCATATCGATTATGGTCCTGAAATTGAAGGATTGATAGCTGAGTTACAAAGCACTTTTCCAATGGATATCTCCTTCCCTTCCAGATGGTTGTCACTTCAGCTTCTTGAAGGAAATGAACAGGCTTTTCATTTTTGCAGAGATTGGATTTCTGACGAGCAATTAAGGAGACAAATAGAATCAGTTGAAGCAAACCTTTCTTTTGGTTCAGTAAAAAGAAATATTTTCCATACAAGAAAGCAATGGATCGATTCTGTTTTGGATGAAGTCATGGAACAGGATAAGATTGTTCAGGAAACGGGCACAGCTAAAATTGACCGCATTCTCACCAATCGATGGCTGGGGATTCCAATTTTCCTTTTATTTATGTACATTATGTTCATGGTGACATTTGATTGGCTTGGAACTCGTTTGTCGGACGCATTGGATGCCTTTTTCTCGGGGCCGTTGACTTCTGTGATCATGTACATGCTGGATGCCATCCATGCAAATGGCTTTATCAAGGATTTAATTACTCAAGGAATTATTGCCGGTGTCGGCGGGGTATTAGTGTTCGTACCTCAAATATTCATCCTATTCTTTTTCATTTCATTCCTTGAAGATTCTGGATACATGGCAAGGGCTGCCCTCGTAATGGATAGACTCATGGAAAGGGTGGGGTTGAACGGAAAAGCGTTTATTCCGATGATCATTGGATTCGGATGCAATGTGCCAGGCGTCATGGCAGCAAGAACCATTGAACAGCCGAAAGAACGTCTCCTGACCGTTCTATTGACACCACTTATGTCATGTTCGGCGCGACTGCCGGTCTATGCGCTGTTCGCAGGGGCGTTCTTTACAAGCCATCAATCCCTCGTAGTATTCTCGTTGTATGTACTTGGGATTGCTGTTGCACTCTTATTGGCCAGCATCTTTTCAAAGACCATCTTAAAGAATGAAGCATCATTGTTTGTTGTGGAGCTTCCTCCTTATCGCATTCCACATGGCAGGACGTTATGGAGAAGCACTTGGGAAAAAGGAAAAGGCTTTGTCCGCAAAGCAGGCACATTCATATTTGGGGGCTCTGTATTTATTTGGCTTCTATCCTATATGGGTCCTGATGGAATTAACGTCCCAATGGATGACAGCTTTCTTGCCATGATTGGAGGAGTGCTTGCGCCACTTCTTGCACCGTTGGGATTCGCTTCATGGCAGGCAGGTGCTTCACTTCTGACAGGTTTCCTTGCTAAGGAAGTGGTAGTGTCAACGATGAATATCATTTATCATACGCCTGATACAGGAAGCCTTCAAGGTATTTTGGCCGATCACTATACGGCATTGAGCTCCTACAGTTTCATGGTGTTCATCCTATTATATGTGCCATGCGTAGCAACAGTCGCAGCGATTAAAAATGAAGCAGGTTCAAGGAAGTGGACATTGTTTTCCATTGGATATGCCTTGCTCATTGCTTATCTCTTATCCTTTGCCATCTACCAAATAGGCAAGCTGGTAATATAG
- a CDS encoding FeoB-associated Cys-rich membrane protein has protein sequence MIASIIIGLLVFGYAGFTLYKFFKKSKQGVCATCALKKSCESKCETFLSESQEFSLHKEAK, from the coding sequence ATGATAGCAAGCATCATCATCGGTCTGCTGGTCTTCGGATATGCCGGCTTTACCTTATATAAGTTCTTCAAGAAAAGCAAACAGGGGGTTTGCGCCACTTGTGCACTTAAAAAAAGCTGTGAATCAAAATGCGAAACTTTCTTAAGTGAATCACAGGAGTTTTCCTTGCATAAAGAAGCGAAATAA
- a CDS encoding cadherin-like beta sandwich domain-containing protein, with product MVGKRLNRNGIKLMAVVSIISISIYSTSLAAFAEGDQSPSDGQTKEEQVQNNNLLSKLEVEGIQLDETLAPDLFDYTATVENDIQTIKITAESENSNAIITIEGLNPEDDDSHTYPLVTGENKFMITVDDGTDPKSIYTLTVTRKQNSDNKLKAITISKGELSPGFDPAVTDYNIQVDNEVAALTLSAEKDVETSIIKVNNTLLEDAGTTVQLPVGKMDFSLNVIAENGDEKTYTIHMIRADKNPEGSTNPPKDPSQNKQDDKNSSKQGTTSHSSDSSKAQGAFRSSRGSTSQRSSQGNQSSNQQAGTAADSTVKVSTAVLSSLTVSDGTWDSGFTSDEYTYHIAVPKGMTSITINPVPKYSGASVLYEGKTDHTIQLTGNRTVVSVLATKGDDRKTYVLVFDKPIEQNAASETPKQTSYTNIVSTEQTDSPKLLSARTVNKNESKDSATFFGKIIAFFKNLF from the coding sequence ATGGTGGGGAAAAGGTTAAATCGTAATGGGATTAAGCTAATGGCTGTAGTATCAATCATATCTATAAGCATATATTCAACAAGTCTGGCTGCTTTTGCTGAGGGTGATCAAAGTCCGAGTGATGGTCAAACAAAAGAAGAACAAGTGCAAAACAACAATTTGTTGTCCAAGTTGGAAGTAGAGGGGATACAACTTGATGAAACATTGGCGCCTGACCTATTTGACTATACTGCGACAGTAGAAAACGACATTCAAACTATAAAAATCACTGCTGAAAGTGAAAACTCAAACGCCATCATTACGATAGAAGGCTTAAATCCAGAAGACGATGATTCTCATACATATCCATTGGTGACAGGTGAGAATAAATTCATGATTACAGTGGATGACGGTACTGATCCTAAGAGTATATATACTCTGACTGTGACAAGAAAACAAAATAGTGATAACAAGCTTAAAGCAATTACAATCTCAAAAGGGGAGTTGTCCCCCGGATTCGATCCTGCTGTGACTGATTACAACATTCAAGTGGATAATGAAGTTGCTGCACTGACATTGTCTGCTGAAAAAGATGTTGAAACTTCTATAATCAAAGTTAACAACACTTTGTTGGAGGATGCTGGGACAACGGTGCAGCTTCCTGTTGGCAAAATGGACTTTTCATTAAACGTAATTGCTGAAAACGGGGATGAAAAGACCTATACGATTCATATGATCAGAGCTGATAAGAATCCTGAGGGAAGTACAAATCCGCCAAAAGACCCTTCTCAGAATAAGCAGGATGACAAGAATTCAAGTAAACAGGGAACTACTTCCCATTCGTCCGATAGTTCTAAGGCGCAGGGGGCTTTTAGAAGTTCCAGAGGGTCCACTTCCCAAAGATCATCTCAAGGTAATCAAAGTTCAAACCAACAGGCTGGAACTGCAGCAGATTCGACCGTGAAGGTCAGTACAGCTGTCCTTTCATCGCTGACTGTTTCTGATGGTACATGGGATTCTGGATTTACGAGTGATGAATACACGTATCATATTGCCGTTCCGAAAGGGATGACTTCAATAACCATAAATCCTGTGCCTAAATACAGCGGTGCATCTGTTTTATACGAAGGTAAAACAGATCATACAATTCAGTTAACGGGAAACAGGACGGTGGTTTCTGTATTAGCAACAAAAGGGGACGACCGAAAAACTTATGTGCTTGTGTTCGATAAACCAATAGAACAAAATGCTGCATCTGAAACACCGAAACAGACTTCATATACTAACATCGTTTCTACTGAGCAAACCGATTCACCAAAATTATTATCAGCCAGGACAGTCAATAAGAATGAGAGTAAAGATTCAGCAACTTTTTTTGGGAAAATAATCGCTTTCTTTAAAAATTTATTTTGA
- a CDS encoding DUF3243 domain-containing protein, whose amino-acid sequence MSNHLGKVEEKLKHVDGEEKEQILQSFDDFKQYLADKVELGEKLGLNEEQLAMAAEKIADHLAKREDPKNREEHLLNELWSVGSKEQQHHLAHMLVRLVKAEK is encoded by the coding sequence ATGAGCAATCATTTGGGAAAAGTTGAAGAGAAACTGAAGCATGTCGATGGTGAAGAAAAAGAGCAAATACTCCAATCCTTCGATGATTTCAAACAATACTTAGCGGATAAAGTTGAACTTGGGGAAAAACTCGGTTTGAATGAAGAACAGTTGGCGATGGCAGCTGAAAAGATTGCGGACCACCTTGCGAAAAGAGAAGATCCTAAAAACCGAGAAGAACATCTTCTAAATGAACTATGGAGCGTAGGGTCAAAGGAACAGCAGCATCATCTTGCACACATGCTTGTTCGTTTAGTAAAGGCAGAAAAATAA
- a CDS encoding TRAP transporter permease: MEEQQELLEKFDPEAGTRKLSGISGKVVFLGLLAFSIFQLYASIFQVFPKQILLSIHLGFALSLIFLLFPAAKKTRKNNKAAWYDIILSFLAVGVGIYWPIMMDDIVSRVGIMTSLDFAVGITAVLLVLEATRRAVGLPIMTISILFLLYAYFGPYMPGFLAHRGLDLEDLVKTMFFTTEGILGTPLSVSATYIFLFLLFGAFLVKTGVGQYFNDLAVAIAGKRIGGPAKVAIFSSALQGTISGSSVANVVTSGSFTIPMMKKLGYRKEFAGAVEAAASTGGQLMPPIMGAAAFLMVEFIGGISYWDIAKAAAIPALLYFTGIWIMTHFEAKRIGLRGLTDEEMPNRLEVLKKIYLLIPILTVIVLLMLHMSVMRAALWSIVSAIVISAFNKETRMNVRSIIDALVDGARTALSVAAATACAGIIVGVVTKTGLGLKLANGLVDLADEKLLLTLFFTMITALILGMGSPTTANYVITSTIAAPAIILLGVPQLAAHLFVFYFGIIADITPPVALAAFAAAGVSGGEPIKTGVNSSKLAIAAFIIPYMFVLQPDLLMIDTTITRVIWVVITAIAGMMAIGAGMIGYWYRKLYWFERIVGAAAGLMLVYPEGISDIIGVVLFIGMLAIQWINKKEPKSRKLNAQV, encoded by the coding sequence ATGGAGGAACAACAGGAGCTGTTGGAAAAATTCGATCCGGAAGCAGGAACCAGAAAATTATCCGGTATCTCCGGCAAGGTTGTTTTCTTAGGACTCTTGGCATTTTCAATCTTTCAATTGTATGCTTCCATTTTTCAAGTTTTCCCGAAACAGATTTTACTTTCCATCCATTTGGGATTTGCATTATCGCTCATCTTTCTTTTATTCCCGGCAGCAAAAAAAACACGAAAGAACAACAAAGCCGCATGGTACGATATCATTCTTTCCTTCTTGGCAGTAGGGGTAGGCATATATTGGCCAATCATGATGGATGATATCGTCAGCCGTGTCGGGATCATGACATCCCTTGATTTTGCCGTCGGCATCACCGCAGTTCTGCTGGTGCTGGAAGCGACAAGGCGGGCAGTGGGACTTCCGATCATGACGATCTCAATCCTCTTTTTGCTTTATGCCTATTTTGGACCATACATGCCGGGGTTCCTTGCACACAGGGGATTGGATCTGGAGGATTTGGTGAAAACGATGTTTTTCACAACGGAAGGGATTTTAGGTACCCCATTATCCGTATCTGCTACATATATCTTTTTGTTTTTGCTTTTCGGTGCATTTTTGGTGAAGACAGGAGTCGGACAGTATTTCAATGATTTGGCCGTCGCCATTGCAGGAAAGAGAATAGGCGGGCCAGCTAAGGTAGCGATATTTTCGAGTGCGCTCCAAGGGACGATCAGTGGAAGTTCAGTTGCCAACGTCGTAACATCCGGTTCATTTACGATACCAATGATGAAGAAACTGGGGTACCGGAAGGAATTTGCAGGAGCCGTTGAAGCAGCTGCGTCAACCGGTGGTCAGCTGATGCCGCCGATCATGGGGGCAGCAGCATTCCTAATGGTTGAATTCATTGGTGGAATATCTTACTGGGACATTGCCAAAGCCGCTGCGATTCCGGCATTGCTATATTTTACAGGAATCTGGATCATGACCCATTTTGAGGCGAAAAGGATCGGGCTAAGGGGACTGACCGATGAAGAAATGCCAAATCGTTTGGAAGTATTAAAGAAAATCTATCTGCTCATTCCGATTTTAACGGTCATTGTTCTTTTGATGCTGCATATGAGCGTCATGCGAGCCGCTTTATGGTCCATTGTATCGGCCATAGTCATCAGTGCTTTCAATAAAGAAACGAGAATGAATGTAAGGTCGATCATCGATGCGCTTGTGGATGGAGCGCGTACGGCTCTGTCAGTGGCTGCTGCGACTGCCTGCGCGGGAATAATCGTAGGGGTGGTCACAAAGACGGGCCTTGGATTGAAGCTGGCCAACGGACTTGTTGATTTAGCGGATGAAAAGCTCCTGTTGACACTGTTCTTTACGATGATTACAGCTCTCATCCTGGGGATGGGATCGCCCACCACAGCCAATTATGTTATCACATCCACGATCGCTGCACCTGCCATCATTTTGCTTGGGGTACCTCAATTAGCAGCGCATTTGTTTGTGTTCTATTTCGGGATCATTGCCGATATCACACCGCCGGTTGCTCTTGCTGCCTTCGCAGCAGCTGGTGTATCAGGGGGGGAGCCAATAAAAACTGGCGTGAACTCTTCGAAGCTGGCAATAGCCGCCTTCATCATTCCATATATGTTCGTCCTGCAGCCCGATTTGCTGATGATCGACACGACGATCACGAGAGTCATCTGGGTGGTCATCACTGCGATTGCAGGGATGATGGCAATAGGGGCAGGAATGATCGGGTATTGGTATCGCAAACTTTATTGGTTTGAACGGATCGTCGGAGCAGCGGCAGGACTGATGCTCGTTTATCCAGAAGGTATTTCGGATATTATCGGCGTCGTACTTTTCATCGGAATGCTTGCAATTCAATGGATCAATAAAAAAGAACCAAAATCTAGGAAATTAAATGCACAGGTATAA
- a CDS encoding DUF1850 domain-containing protein, which yields MKKKGSIIGLFIFIMLFFICVGYFLPIEKCLSIEELSSGRELAYIPLKGERAFQIQYTHSIHLSEVKEFYKIQGDGNIRQVELMYKDTAIGMPSNAEKGETFEMKNGEYYIKNMKRVFPYINLSTGQVVANHRIIFKGRTYPLKDTIKPGTIVQIKVEKLTLYKLWRGVNILD from the coding sequence ATGAAAAAAAAGGGCTCAATAATTGGTTTGTTTATTTTCATTATGCTTTTCTTCATATGCGTCGGATATTTTCTTCCAATTGAAAAGTGCCTCTCCATCGAGGAGCTTTCAAGCGGGAGGGAATTAGCCTACATTCCTTTAAAAGGGGAAAGGGCCTTCCAAATCCAGTATACCCATTCCATTCATTTATCAGAGGTTAAAGAATTCTATAAGATTCAAGGAGATGGAAACATCCGTCAGGTCGAACTTATGTATAAGGACACTGCCATCGGTATGCCTTCAAATGCTGAAAAGGGAGAAACCTTCGAAATGAAAAATGGAGAATATTACATCAAAAATATGAAGAGAGTATTTCCTTACATTAATTTAAGCACTGGTCAAGTAGTTGCGAATCATCGGATTATCTTTAAGGGAAGGACCTACCCGTTGAAGGATACGATCAAGCCAGGGACGATCGTTCAAATCAAAGTGGAAAAATTGACTCTGTACAAGCTATGGAGAGGAGTGAATATTCTTGACTGA
- a CDS encoding TAXI family TRAP transporter solute-binding subunit: MKRRSFFLGTAIVLALSLLLAACGGEKDGSGKVKFISLATGGTGGTYYPLGGTFAKLIQDETGIDANAITSGASAENMASLKKKKVEVAFTQSDIASYATKGELMFKDNKVDNVQAIGTLYPETIQIVTSKKSGIKSVEDLKGKVVSVGEAGSGTLANAEQILEVYGLKTDDLKARNLSFDDSAQGIQDGTIDAAFITSGAPTGAVEGLSATTPVNIIALDDDKMDDLIKKYPYYAKDVVKSGTYGLEEDVPTVAVRAMLVVRSDLSKDMVYKMTKAIFDHTDKITNKKEYIKAENALQGLGIELHPGAKKYFDEKGIKQ, encoded by the coding sequence ATGAAAAGGAGAAGCTTTTTTCTCGGCACTGCAATAGTACTGGCATTATCTTTGCTGCTTGCAGCGTGCGGCGGCGAGAAGGATGGTTCAGGCAAAGTGAAATTTATCAGTCTTGCCACAGGTGGAACAGGTGGAACGTACTATCCTTTGGGAGGGACGTTTGCAAAACTCATCCAGGATGAAACGGGCATCGATGCAAATGCCATTACTTCAGGGGCATCAGCTGAAAATATGGCTTCCTTAAAAAAGAAAAAAGTCGAAGTCGCTTTCACTCAATCAGACATCGCTTCTTATGCCACAAAAGGCGAATTAATGTTCAAAGATAATAAAGTAGATAATGTTCAAGCGATCGGAACATTGTATCCGGAAACGATTCAAATTGTCACATCAAAAAAATCCGGCATTAAATCTGTTGAAGATTTAAAAGGAAAAGTGGTTTCAGTAGGGGAAGCCGGATCTGGTACATTGGCAAACGCCGAACAGATCCTGGAAGTATATGGCCTTAAGACAGACGACTTAAAGGCACGCAACCTATCATTTGATGATTCAGCACAAGGTATCCAAGATGGGACGATTGACGCTGCATTTATTACATCGGGGGCTCCAACTGGTGCGGTTGAAGGGTTGTCTGCCACTACGCCAGTCAACATCATTGCGCTGGATGATGATAAAATGGATGATTTAATCAAAAAGTACCCTTACTACGCAAAGGATGTAGTCAAGTCCGGTACATATGGTCTTGAAGAGGATGTTCCTACTGTAGCCGTACGTGCGATGCTCGTCGTACGCTCTGACTTATCGAAGGATATGGTTTATAAAATGACAAAAGCAATCTTTGACCATACAGACAAGATCACAAATAAAAAAGAATACATCAAAGCTGAAAATGCTCTGCAAGGATTGGGCATCGAACTTCACCCAGGCGCCAAGAAGTATTTCGATGAAAAAGGAATCAAACAATAA
- a CDS encoding alpha/beta hydrolase, producing the protein MSIPKGTINELTFHSAELEEEVKLLVYLPATYSPLYKYSLLIAQDGKDYFQLGRIARLADEFLDKREIENLIIVGIPYNDVEDRRRKYHPDGEKNGAYIRFLAHELVPFLDREYPTYQMGMGRALIGDSLGATVSLMTAVKYPNTFGKLILQSPYVDERVLAGVDELAHPHLLNIYHIIGTGETAVKTTDGKVKDFLAPNRDLHRLMEEKKFHVFYEEFEGEHTWKHWQPDLKRALKHMF; encoded by the coding sequence ATGTCTATACCTAAAGGAACGATCAATGAACTAACCTTTCATAGTGCTGAACTCGAAGAAGAAGTGAAGCTTCTTGTCTATTTGCCTGCTACTTACTCTCCTTTATACAAATATTCCTTACTTATTGCACAAGATGGAAAAGATTATTTTCAACTGGGACGGATCGCCCGTTTAGCCGACGAGTTTTTGGATAAAAGAGAGATAGAGAATCTTATCATTGTCGGAATTCCCTACAATGATGTAGAGGATCGCAGAAGGAAGTACCATCCTGATGGAGAAAAGAACGGTGCTTATATCCGTTTCCTAGCCCATGAGCTGGTCCCGTTCCTGGATCGGGAATATCCGACATATCAAATGGGAATGGGACGTGCACTAATCGGAGACTCACTCGGAGCGACTGTTTCATTGATGACGGCGGTCAAGTATCCAAATACATTTGGAAAACTCATTCTCCAATCACCATATGTAGATGAGAGAGTGTTGGCTGGTGTAGATGAACTTGCACATCCTCATCTGTTGAACATATACCACATCATCGGGACTGGGGAGACAGCCGTTAAAACAACCGATGGAAAGGTGAAGGATTTTCTAGCGCCAAATCGCGACCTCCATAGGCTTATGGAAGAAAAAAAGTTTCATGTATTTTATGAGGAATTCGAAGGAGAACATACATGGAAGCATTGGCAGCCAGATTTAAAAAGAGCATTGAAGCACATGTTTTAA
- a CDS encoding YjcG family protein — translation MKYGVAIFPSKKLQDTANSYRKRYDPHYALIPPHITLKNSFDIDDDQIKDVSNKLEHVARNHEPFTLKVYKISSFQPVNNVIYLKVEPSAELEGLHKEMHTNFFGEDPEYSFVPHITIAQKLSDDEHSDVYGSLRMLGVEHEEVIDRFHLLYQLENGSWTVYETFRLGKE, via the coding sequence ATGAAATATGGAGTTGCCATTTTTCCATCAAAAAAGCTTCAAGATACAGCTAATTCTTATCGTAAAAGATATGATCCCCATTATGCCCTTATTCCACCGCATATCACATTAAAAAATTCATTTGACATAGACGATGATCAAATCAAGGATGTTTCCAATAAACTAGAACACGTTGCCCGCAACCATGAACCGTTTACACTGAAAGTATACAAGATCAGCTCCTTTCAGCCTGTAAACAATGTCATTTATTTAAAGGTTGAGCCGTCTGCAGAGTTGGAGGGCCTTCATAAAGAAATGCACACGAATTTCTTTGGTGAAGATCCTGAATACTCATTCGTTCCGCACATCACGATTGCTCAAAAGCTTTCTGATGATGAACATTCGGATGTTTATGGATCGCTTCGCATGCTTGGTGTCGAGCATGAGGAAGTGATTGACCGCTTCCACCTCCTTTATCAGCTGGAAAATGGTTCTTGGACAGTCTATGAAACATTTCGGCTTGGGAAGGAATAG
- a CDS encoding GNAT family N-acetyltransferase — MIAKIVNGDQELMQAFSVRRKVFIDEQKVPAEEEIDQFEQSCTHFLLLEDDNPIGAGRFRIIDGKGKVERICVLNQFRGNGAGKLIMDKIEEYAKDGSVEYLKLNAQTHAIPFYERLGYEVISEEFLDAGIPHKSMQKQISII, encoded by the coding sequence GTGATAGCAAAAATTGTGAATGGTGACCAAGAATTGATGCAAGCATTTTCTGTTCGCAGGAAAGTGTTTATTGATGAACAAAAGGTACCTGCTGAAGAAGAAATTGATCAATTCGAACAATCTTGTACACACTTTTTATTGTTGGAAGACGATAATCCAATCGGTGCGGGTAGATTTCGGATTATTGATGGAAAAGGAAAAGTGGAACGGATTTGTGTCCTTAACCAATTTCGTGGCAATGGTGCAGGAAAGCTGATCATGGATAAAATCGAAGAATACGCCAAGGATGGCAGCGTTGAATACTTAAAGCTCAATGCCCAAACACATGCCATTCCCTTTTATGAAAGGTTGGGCTATGAGGTCATTTCTGAAGAATTCCTTGATGCAGGCATCCCTCATAAATCGATGCAGAAGCAAATTTCCATAATATAG